The Styela clava chromosome 3, kaStyClav1.hap1.2, whole genome shotgun sequence genome includes the window TCAGAGGCAAATTAAGTTAAGaaataacatttaattttgtttccTCCACAAGACTAGACACAGTTGAGGTATTAAATCAGCCAGACATTTGAGTAATCAAGATAATTATGCACTGGTCACATTTTTTCTGGGTAAACTTTCCCACTTTAACAGTGCAGTTTGGTTTATGTTAAATATTACACACTAACAGTAAAAAGCACATTCCTATATCGTAATTAATTTTTGGTATAAGGTACATTTAAAAAACCTTATATCTGCTTCACAACCTAGGTTGATAACCACAATACAGAAATTCATTAGTAGAACTCACCAGTAAAGAGTCCTACGTAACAATAAGAATAACAAATAATATCATAAGTATTTGGTTCCTCCTGTAATGAAAGTTGAAATCGAGATGACGGAGTGTCATCTTTGCTTTTTTCTCGAGATTTCCTCTGTCTGTAATCATGAATTTCTATCGCAACACTAATGAGCTGAAATGTAGAACGAATAGGAATTTATCACAAATTGATACTCAGCTTTAATAGAGCATGATTAGATAATGCTGAGAAACGGACATTTGCGTGATGGTTTTGTTTTGAACTACATCAAGTCCTAAGTAAGTCATTTTGGCACATAATACACCATCCTAATTCTATATAGTTTCAGTAACTCTCGTCATAAACCAGTATCAATGGTCAAACGTTACTTCGCTCAGATATTAgtccagtggttttcaaacggtgaGACCCACAAGAGAATTTTTTGAGGAggcatgaagctaattaaaaataaaaataatttggatTTTCACATtcccttattttggatatttacgttccatccatgtattttatGGGGGTCGCAAGACTTGACAATggttgacaaattctaaaaaaggggcGTGGCTTAAAAAGTATCGAGAACCACTGCATTAGTCTCGTTTACTTCTGAATGGAAAAATAATACAACCTTACTTTGAGCTAATCATCTGAGAAAAATAGAGTTATTGATGAATCATCATCAAGCTTACTTTTAATGTCAGTAACAGTTGTACAGCATTCCCAACAGCAGAGCTTTTCGGCAATCCAAAAAGCGTTGAACATCGAAAGAatagtaaatatgaaaatacgaagataaaTGCAAGCAATGGTGTCTGCCTGTAAAAAACACAAGGAATTCAGTCATTAACAAATTCCATATAAAAAGCAAGATAAAATTCACACAATTCACCCACTTGTTATGAGATTTGATAATGCATAGCGTTCCAATAATGGATAAGATTGAATGAAGAGTTTCCCATCCACATAAAAATAAGACAATGAGCAGACCAAAACTCGATGAAAGAAGCTGAAAATTTATCATGTGAAATATTAAACCTATAAGTAGGTAATTTAAAACCAGTAAAATAagttttgtaattattttattactgtAAAAATCTATAAGAAGGGCCAAAatatctttattatatgtcaATAACAGtctaaattacaaaaaaaaaatgcaaatattaatttcgattttagcaaaaaaatatattcatggTACCTGTTTAATCCGTGAGTTCTCAACACTTCTTAGAAGCAAACCAGATGCCACGGAAGAGGATAGGATAAGAACATATACAATCTCATCATAAAATGtcataattaatattattacaaaCTCTAAATTGTCTAACATAGAGACAATTATAAAagccagggatggcgaaccactgaccagcgggtcacaaagtgacccaccgcgttttatttgtgacccgCCAAGCGGAGgcacgaatgaaataaaaaaaatgctaacatatcagtcaaaaaatgataaaaccggctttaaattaatctaacaattactaaactattataatgtaccgtcagttgtaCAGTCAGggagggctgcgatcgctcatgttcaaaatgttgattttcggGCCGGTATGGTGATTCCTAATCTTGTACGCAtgtatgcaccgctgtgtaccgttattcagcaaTTGGGCCTGACAtcatttatgacataacaatgcaattgatccgTTCATTTTTCACAGCGCCTGTCTTTTTTaaaagtgcatctgcagactgttttaggggttatacgagaactagatgctactttgcattttattagtttctcgcctacaatgccgttataaaaacaaaaactttcagacttggaaataaaaatctaccgaatgccataaaaagtccctgatagaagtgctgatagaatttgtttcagaagtttcttataaatacaaacgtgaattaaatatctgtgactcactttcttctgttccgcgataaaattatagtttttaacccattcattgaaaaaggttcgccatccctgatataagcaattgttaaaatatttttaaatatgaaaaatttaagaaatattagtgaaaatcaATTAAGAAAAAGCATAATGTAAGATATATATTTGGCATTAGGTGCTTAGTTAAAATATAAGTTTTGATTCTTTAGAAAGACTAATGAACAAAGGGAGGTAGATATTGGCAATGGTTTATAAATATAATCCTCAAACATTTTCCATTCCAGTGGCTTGGTAAAAATTGAGGAACATCCTTTGATATACAGCTAGAAAACAAGAAACAATTACAACAAAGAGAGCTGTGCTGGCCTTATTAGTATCATGGAATAAGAATGGAATTTTGCATAATTAACAGTGTTACTATACATGCGACATCTGATTGAAGAAGTAATATATTACTCAATAATAAAGAGCTTATTGAAAGGCTGAAAAATACTATGTTGGAACAACACTGTTTTACTTAACTTGCATATTGATATAGAAATATTAGAGGTAAATGAAGTTAGGAAAGAACATTTGATTTTGGGCCTTCCACAAGACCACACTCGTGCAACTGAGTTATTGAGTCTGCCACAATGCCTGCAGTATTTCGTGTGAAACCTCCTGACAGAACCATGGCAATAGGTATATCACGTCCTCGAACTTCAGTGAAAACAATTTTATCCCTTTCCTTGACACCATTAGgtgatatatttaattttccaaGCGGATCTCCTTTCAGAATATCTGTACCTGCGTTGTATAACACATACTGTGGATCAGCTTCATCTAACACTTCTTTGATGTTAGACTTTAAAAGATTGATATATTCATCATCTTTCATGGCATTTTTCAACTCAACTTTACGCTTTATAGCCTTTTTTGCTGTTTCATCACCAGGAAATATCATGCAATTATACATGTCAAAAATATATACGGTTTCATCATTCATAAAATCATGAGCATATCCATTCCCTTGATGCACATCCAAGTCAATAATCAGTACTCTATTCACGCTTGGAAAATTCTTGCACAAATATTTAATGTTTAAAGTCACATCAGCATAAGGTGAAAAACCAGAAGGTTCTGATTTTCCTGCACTGCAATGATGTTGCCCACCACCAAGATTTATTGCCCATCCATGTTCCATAGCAAGCTTTCCAGCTAAAATTGAACCACTAGCTTGAACTCGAAGTGGTCGCATTATTGACTTTTCAATAACAGAGTATGGAAAAATTGCTAATCCAGATATTcctgttatttttgcaatggtCTTGGATCTTTTCAAGCTCTCCATATATTCCTGGGTATGAACTTCTTTCAACTCTGCTTCCGTAATTTCAACAGGAGTGGAGAATGAATTAACTGTCAAAATTTTTTGTGCAATAAGTATCTGACGAATATTATTTCCTTTCAATAAATCAAATTTGCCCATTTTTTCTAATCCCATGAAGCGTAGATTATATTCCGGACAATGAACCATAGGCCACAAATCATTTTTGTGCAGGTCAGAACTGCCATCCTCCCTGAGTTCAGTACTTGCACCTTGGCCCATACTGATATACTatgattattaataatataaaatgaagtGACAGTGATAAAAATTTAGTGCATAAATGTGTAAAACTTTGTAATAATCATTTTATACagtatataataaatgaaaaataaaattgtaagaGGGAAAATGGGTATCAACGTTGAACACTTCAATTCCATTCCACAAGCACTTAAAATAACAAGTGCTTGAAAAATAATGGAGAGTAAGGTTTTGGcgaaacaattgaaattttgaaaactaaaagaaatataaaactaGCATTTACATCAACATAAACTCAAATACAACTTATcacttattatttttttttattgcagattTATGCATACTATTGACAAATGATAAATGCTTTCACATTGACAGTGAAATTGATACAAATATCCAAATCTGACTGCACATTTCTAATCATAAACTATGTTTTTAGGCATATAACATATGGCTGTCCTCGATAAGCATATGAAAATGACCATATCATTGTCATGTGTATATTCATGtgatgaaaattaatattgaaaactatttttcaaaGATGCGATAAGCACAAATCAAATTCATCAatcaaatcaatcaatcaaatccataaactcaaaaatatgtaaaatcaacaaaaccaaaatttttggaaAGAGCATTTACTAGAGAAATGAATAAATACTGTAGTCTGTAGGTATTGCATTTAATCTAAATTTCATGAAACAAACAGAGAAAAATGCAAAATCGCCAATAAGGTTTCGATTTTGATACCGAGTTCGTTTGTTAAAGATTTACCACAAGAAGAATTATGATTGTAAAATATGAGTCAAATTAGTCTGACCACTTAGTTCAAATCAGattaattttgtcattttcaattgAACACTACATCCAATGAGGCAATTTGGGCTCCATAAGACATTTGTTAGTTGAGTTATGGATTAAAGTTGAGATGATGTAAGTGACAAACAaaagaataatataatttatgaataatatatgTCAATAAACACAGTAGGCTTTTTCATATGAGGTCATTCGAGATATTTCAGGTATCAACTATAAATGTATATTATGATCATGGATGGAGTTAATGATTGCAAAAGGAAGTATGAGAATCACTGTATAGAAAGCTTCCTGCAACTGATATCACATTCATTATTcagaatgcaaaatatttttaggtCCAGTTATAAATCCATGACTATTGAGATTGAAAATTGAATCTGCTATTATTGCTGCAGTTGATCTTTGGTATCCACCAGACGTGAACATAACAATTGGAATTTTGTTTCTGTGGGCCACTTCAAAAACTATTTGATCTCTTTCAACAATGCCATTAGGTGATATATCAAGACAACCAAGTGGATCGCCGCTGAGAATGTCTGTTCCAGCATTGTACACAATATATTCAGGATTGAACAGTTCAATGACTTCAGAAAGGTTTTTTCTCACAAGTTCCAGATACTTTGAATCACTCGTTCCATGCACCAATTCCACCGGACGAGAAATGGCTAATTTAGCACGCTGATCATTCGGATATATTAAACGATTATACACATCGAAAATGAAAACTCTTTCTTCACCCATGAAATCATGAGCATATCCATTTCCCTGGTGAGCATCAAGGTCGACAATCAGGACTTTGTTTATGTCTGGAAAGTTTTCCCACAAATAACGAATGTTTAAGGTTATGTCAGCATAAGCACAAAATCCTCCTCCACGCTCAGCAGAGCAGTGATGAAATCCACCACCAATGTTAATGGCCCATCCTCTCTCCATTGCCAACTTCCCTGCCAAGATTGAGCCACCCGTTTGCAATCTAAATGGTCGCAGAACTGAGCGTTGAACAAAGTAATTAGGCAGCATTGCAACTGGTGGAACTTCCGTGATCATTGCTACATTCGCACTCCATTTTAAACTATTCAAGTATTTCTGGCTGTGTACTTTTTGCAATTCCTCTTCTGACGCTTCTAAAGGCTCAACAAATTCCCCAGGCAATAACATTTTCTTATCTATCAGCATCTGATGAACTCTTCCCCATTTGCCAGCATCAAATGGATGCAACTTTTCCATGCCTCCAAAACTTACATTGTAGCCAGAACTGTAGACTAATGGCCAGGCTTGATCCGAAATATTTAGATACAATCTTGGAATTCTTTCATTCGACTTATCAAAGCTTCTACTGTTGGGTTTATGTTGATTCCTGCTGGGTTTTAAAGGTCCTTGCCCCATATTTCGTACAGTCATATAATCCTATGCAGCTATAAGCATTAAAACAACTACTGCACTGTGACTAGGGGTGGGAAATGTTGAATAATTTATTACGGTATTTTAGAATACTCAAATCAAATCCAGAATACTGAATCACGAAATGGACGTATATATAGatagttttgatattatgttcctgtggaataaaatgtaaaaaaaaattgtaaatgtatcAGTCTTCGCGTGTAATTGAAAATGTTCCGATCATTGGCTCAGGCCAATGAAATTCGATAATttctgcaatattttttttttatgtaaaaacaaaattttataattagtCACAAgttatcacattttttttttgacctaaaTTGCTTAAAAATTTTCCTGGCAGCATTACCGCTCGGTTATTGAGAAGACAAAGTTTTGCTGCATTATTAGGCACTGTATTGGGagttttgatatatatgtgTGGTGATGTTTTGTCCACCACGGCACCTTCACCACAGTATATGCACGGCCAGTCCGAGACAACTGCAACTTATGCGCCGTAGCGGGTAccgcgcggcggtgtggctcaacgggctaagcgttaggaatacgctcgccagcgcacctctaattactctgcgtgggttcgcatgttagaatcccatgcagggatggttatgtgcgagaggattgctggactcctcgccgtcgttgggtggttcacgtaaccgctggtcggttacggcttcctccaccaccaagtccatgcttccgaaaacaaacaatacagtaaaaactaatcccatacccgacttggaatggtaaccggacgagaggccgtggttcgccatatggataagccgtcttatcggctttcctctaccccgggataaatatgtaaatcctatccttccTTCCTAGTCTTCGCGTCAATTACGGGTGCAAACTATTGAATTTaatcgtagtagtatatatttacgatttaaccactatcaattataATCAAGCATGGGTCAGCGTGTTTATTCTGTGAGATTAAGACCCGTAAAATAAAGTTACCGTAATCGTGATTTCGTACTTAACATGTAATAACATCCGATAACGAATCGCAGATTCCCGAGAAGGATGTAATTATTTgggagtgcaaaataaatgtgaccaatattttgtttgtgatgaaactttgtattttcggaagaGGCTTGTCGTAAATGTATTAAAtcattgtaaataatatttgatataaattaatcgcaaataatgttataacatttaacgtCTGGCTTTTGGTTTAGAATCTAATCTAATCTCTGATCTAAACTTCAGATCAGGGGTGCGGCCCG containing:
- the LOC120342353 gene encoding histone deacetylase 11-like, which translates into the protein MTVRNMGQGPLKPSRNQHKPNSRSFDKSNERIPRLYLNISDQAWPLVYSSGYNVSFGGMEKLHPFDAGKWGRVHQMLIDKKMLLPGEFVEPLEASEEELQKVHSQKYLNSLKWSANVAMITEVPPVAMLPNYFVQRSVLRPFRLQTGGSILAGKLAMERGWAINIGGGFHHCSAERGGGFCAYADITLNIRYLWENFPDINKVLIVDLDAHQGNGYAHDFMGEERVFIFDVYNRLIYPNDQRAKLAISRPVELVHGTSDSKYLELVRKNLSEVIELFNPEYIVYNAGTDILSGDPLGCLDISPNGIVERDQIVFEVAHRNKIPIVMFTSGGYQRSTAAIIADSIFNLNSHGFITGPKNILHSE